In Nostoc sp. GT001, a genomic segment contains:
- a CDS encoding Z1 domain-containing protein → MTKIDIATDGYCINKVIDKVKSKIGDKAAEQLKQTAVEVVQNCVHFYSTTFGFGDVGATGTGIVSQPHKGKIANATTGLIYGKVQSGKTNTTIATLALAQANHFRCFIVLTSDNTCLGEQTADRFAEQLKGGPRICNWKEWRNDPEDFATNQLLDYMKDTGVVLVSTKNKSHLDNLLKVLKYAKASSVPTLIFDDEADNASPNTNEAKQAKKGKEIVPDSAIFEKIGNIRKEVANHIYLQITATPQSLLLQNINHPCKPVFCAALPQPGDSYIGGNLFFSDNSKYCCTQVELEELDQLKKQGGKINPGNNWDIPPGLRLSLCCFFLGSIYKIESAKNSEAKYSFLAHLDHKRITHSTLEKVIRGFVVELDKALRGKLSATKREEAMKWLNQAYTELSETAKNLPSLDDLVIELEHELRNAIPKVIDASNPDKELKYSSGMNILIGGNRLGRGVTIEGLMITYYGRDAKQKTMDTVHQHARMFGYRQELLDVTRLFLPQHILEDFRAIHDADEGMRQAIGDDPNNINIQPVWVGSKLKPTRSNVLNPAEINAFTPGKAIFPPDPLWKASEIKEHTEDLTKLLEPYSDEDMLYEVDIDFLLQILSYMPSRPAGNYPWEDKRVQEVLKAMKNMAGIQQGRLNVRRGKETKGKGFRLTNRPAKDGSRTWTGTSGFTSPEWVNKAKQEYPNVPTLIVILEQGRKEDYWDNQPLYLPTLILPKNKFVFMFNYSEAAEELEDDIDL, encoded by the coding sequence ATGACTAAGATAGATATTGCAACGGATGGATATTGTATTAATAAAGTTATTGACAAAGTTAAAAGCAAAATTGGGGATAAAGCAGCAGAGCAATTAAAACAAACAGCTGTTGAGGTAGTCCAGAATTGCGTTCATTTTTACTCCACAACTTTTGGTTTTGGTGATGTTGGTGCTACTGGTACAGGTATTGTTAGTCAACCTCACAAGGGAAAAATAGCTAATGCTACTACCGGACTAATTTATGGCAAAGTCCAAAGCGGTAAAACTAATACTACCATTGCTACACTGGCACTTGCTCAGGCTAACCATTTCCGTTGTTTCATTGTCTTGACTTCTGATAATACTTGTCTAGGCGAACAAACTGCCGATCGTTTTGCCGAGCAGCTTAAAGGTGGGCCTCGTATTTGTAATTGGAAAGAATGGAGAAATGATCCAGAAGACTTTGCAACTAATCAATTACTTGATTATATGAAAGATACTGGTGTTGTCCTAGTATCTACAAAAAATAAAAGTCATCTAGACAATTTGTTGAAAGTTCTTAAGTACGCTAAAGCCAGTAGTGTACCTACTCTAATATTTGATGATGAAGCCGATAATGCTAGCCCAAATACTAACGAAGCAAAACAGGCTAAAAAAGGTAAAGAAATAGTTCCAGATAGTGCAATTTTTGAAAAAATTGGCAATATTCGTAAAGAGGTAGCTAATCATATATATTTGCAGATTACCGCAACTCCTCAAAGTCTTCTATTACAAAATATTAATCATCCCTGTAAACCAGTTTTTTGTGCTGCTCTTCCTCAACCTGGTGATAGTTATATTGGAGGAAATTTATTTTTTTCAGACAACAGTAAATATTGCTGTACACAAGTCGAACTAGAAGAGCTAGACCAGTTAAAAAAACAGGGAGGAAAGATAAACCCTGGGAATAATTGGGATATACCTCCTGGATTGAGGCTATCTCTATGCTGTTTTTTCTTAGGTTCAATATATAAAATAGAATCTGCAAAAAATTCAGAAGCTAAATACTCTTTTCTGGCTCATCTTGACCACAAACGCATCACTCATAGCACCTTAGAAAAGGTTATTCGCGGCTTTGTTGTGGAGCTTGATAAGGCTCTTCGAGGAAAACTATCGGCTACAAAGCGTGAAGAAGCAATGAAATGGCTAAATCAAGCCTATACAGAGTTAAGTGAAACCGCAAAAAATCTACCATCACTAGATGATTTAGTTATAGAGTTAGAGCATGAGCTACGGAATGCTATCCCAAAAGTCATTGATGCGAGTAATCCAGATAAAGAACTAAAGTATAGCTCAGGAATGAACATTCTTATAGGGGGTAACAGACTTGGGCGAGGTGTCACTATTGAAGGATTAATGATTACTTATTACGGACGTGATGCCAAGCAAAAAACTATGGATACAGTACATCAGCACGCACGAATGTTTGGTTATCGTCAAGAACTACTTGATGTAACTCGCCTTTTTTTACCTCAGCATATTTTAGAAGATTTTCGAGCGATTCATGACGCTGATGAGGGTATGCGTCAAGCTATAGGTGATGATCCTAACAATATTAACATTCAGCCGGTTTGGGTAGGGTCAAAACTGAAACCAACTCGTTCTAATGTATTAAATCCGGCAGAAATTAATGCTTTTACACCAGGGAAAGCTATTTTCCCACCTGATCCACTATGGAAAGCTTCGGAAATTAAGGAGCATACAGAGGATTTAACCAAGCTTTTAGAGCCGTATAGCGATGAAGATATGCTATATGAAGTAGATATTGACTTTTTACTACAGATTCTATCGTATATGCCAAGTCGCCCTGCTGGTAATTATCCCTGGGAGGATAAACGAGTTCAAGAGGTACTCAAGGCAATGAAGAATATGGCAGGTATTCAGCAGGGACGACTCAATGTTCGTCGGGGAAAAGAAACAAAAGGAAAGGGATTTAGATTAACAAATAGACCGGCAAAAGATGGGTCACGAACATGGACAGGAACTTCTGGTTTTACTAGTCCTGAATGGGTAAATAAGGCAAAACAAGAATATCCTAATGTTCCTACACTTATTGTAATTTTAGAACAAGGTAGAAAAGAAGATTACTGGGATAACCAACCGCTTTATCTTCCAACGTTGATTCTACCTAAAAACAAATTTGTCTTCATGTTCAATTATTCAGAGGCTGCTGAAGAATTAGAAGATGATATAGACTTGTAG
- the ftsZ gene encoding cell division protein FtsZ codes for MTLDNNQGLNYKNSQSTGQPGFSLAVNSTNPFNNSGLNFGQNHDNKKISPENSRIGEIVPGRVANIKVIGVGGGGGNAVNRMIESDVSGVEFWSINTDAQALTLAGAPSRLQIGQKLTRGLGAGGNPAIGQKAAEESRDEIATALEGADLVFITAGMGGGTGTGAAPIVAEVAKEMGALTVGVVTRPFVFEGRRRTSQAEQGIEGLKSRVDTLIIIPNNKLLEVIPEQTPVQEAFRYADDVLRQGVQGISDIITIPGLVNVDFADVRAVMADAGSALMGIGVSSGKSRAREAAIAAISSPLLECSIEGARGVVFNITGGTDLTLHEVNAAAEAIYEVVDPNANIIFGAVIDDRLQGEVRITVIATGFTGEVQAAVQQSVANVRVAPNTSKRPTTQQPAVNPSTSTPSSTPTPTPIPEPKEKPGLDIPDFLRNRRTPRN; via the coding sequence ATGACACTTGATAATAACCAAGGACTTAACTATAAAAATTCCCAATCTACGGGACAGCCTGGGTTCTCTCTGGCAGTTAACTCGACCAATCCCTTTAATAACTCTGGGCTGAACTTCGGGCAAAATCACGATAATAAGAAAATTTCTCCGGAAAATAGCCGAATTGGCGAGATTGTTCCTGGTCGGGTCGCCAACATCAAAGTGATTGGTGTTGGTGGTGGTGGTGGCAATGCTGTTAACCGCATGATCGAGTCTGATGTCTCCGGGGTAGAGTTTTGGTCCATTAACACCGATGCCCAAGCTCTTACCTTAGCTGGCGCTCCAAGTCGATTGCAAATTGGGCAGAAGCTAACACGGGGTTTAGGAGCAGGTGGTAATCCGGCAATCGGTCAAAAGGCAGCTGAGGAATCACGGGACGAAATTGCTACGGCTTTAGAGGGTGCAGATTTAGTATTTATCACTGCTGGTATGGGGGGTGGTACTGGGACGGGTGCAGCACCAATCGTGGCAGAAGTGGCCAAAGAAATGGGCGCTCTCACTGTTGGTGTAGTCACACGTCCATTTGTTTTTGAGGGACGCCGCCGCACCAGTCAAGCGGAACAAGGTATTGAAGGACTAAAAAGTAGAGTAGATACACTGATCATTATCCCCAACAACAAACTGCTGGAAGTGATCCCCGAACAAACGCCTGTGCAAGAAGCTTTTCGTTATGCAGATGATGTGCTGCGTCAAGGGGTGCAAGGTATTTCTGATATCATCACGATCCCCGGTTTAGTAAACGTTGACTTTGCTGATGTCCGAGCAGTTATGGCAGATGCGGGATCGGCATTGATGGGAATTGGCGTTAGTTCTGGAAAGTCTAGAGCTAGAGAAGCCGCGATCGCAGCTATTTCTTCACCATTACTAGAGTGTTCTATTGAAGGTGCTAGAGGAGTTGTATTTAATATAACAGGTGGTACTGACCTGACCTTGCATGAGGTGAATGCAGCCGCAGAAGCAATCTATGAGGTAGTTGATCCCAACGCCAATATTATTTTTGGGGCTGTAATTGATGACAGGCTCCAAGGAGAGGTAAGAATTACTGTAATTGCCACCGGTTTTACAGGTGAAGTGCAAGCTGCGGTACAACAAAGCGTGGCTAACGTTCGAGTAGCACCTAATACCTCGAAGCGTCCAACAACACAGCAACCCGCAGTTAATCCCTCAACCTCGACTCCAAGTTCAACTCCAACTCCAACTCCAATTCCAGAACCAAAGGAAAAACCTGGATTAGATATACCTGATTTTCTGAGAAACCGACGTACACCAAGAAATTAA
- the gshB gene encoding glutathione synthase: MKLAFIIDSIHLLDPCHDTSVALIEAAQILGHEVWVTQANLLSVVEGKAWAVLQRVELVPVQLAEGRWVAANPWYKLSDSFLTSLETMDAVFMRTDPPVNDSYLYATYILDYIDQNKTLVINSPSGIRGANEKMYALQFTKAIPETIVSADKQFIRQFVEAKGAGVLKPLGNKAGEGILFLQSGDRNFNSIVELSTLQGKVPVMVQTYLPEAKEGDKRIILLNGEPIGALNRLSSGTDFRNNMATGGTVAQTQITPREYEICTLVAERLRQDGLIFVGIDVIGGYLTEVNVTSPTGIREIDRLDGTRLGHQVIQWIEQTLKIKK; the protein is encoded by the coding sequence GTGAAACTGGCTTTTATCATTGATTCCATCCATCTACTTGACCCGTGTCATGATACCAGTGTTGCCCTAATTGAAGCAGCGCAAATTCTGGGACATGAAGTTTGGGTGACTCAGGCAAATCTGCTGAGTGTGGTGGAGGGCAAAGCTTGGGCTGTCTTACAGCGAGTCGAACTTGTACCAGTGCAGTTGGCGGAGGGACGTTGGGTAGCAGCGAATCCTTGGTATAAGTTGAGCGATTCCTTCTTAACTTCTTTAGAGACAATGGACGCCGTATTTATGCGGACAGATCCACCTGTCAATGATTCCTATTTATATGCCACCTACATTCTGGATTACATTGACCAAAATAAAACCCTGGTGATTAACAGTCCCAGTGGCATCCGAGGGGCAAATGAAAAAATGTATGCCCTCCAGTTTACCAAAGCGATTCCAGAAACGATTGTCAGTGCTGACAAGCAATTTATCCGGCAATTTGTGGAAGCAAAGGGGGCAGGGGTTCTCAAACCACTGGGTAATAAAGCTGGCGAAGGAATTTTGTTTTTGCAATCAGGCGATCGCAATTTTAACTCCATTGTCGAACTCAGTACCCTTCAAGGTAAAGTGCCAGTAATGGTACAAACCTATTTACCGGAAGCAAAAGAAGGAGATAAGCGAATTATCTTGCTCAATGGCGAACCAATTGGCGCACTCAATCGCCTCTCTAGTGGAACTGATTTTCGCAACAATATGGCAACTGGTGGTACAGTCGCTCAAACCCAAATTACGCCAAGAGAATATGAAATATGTACCCTAGTAGCCGAACGCTTACGCCAAGACGGCTTAATTTTTGTGGGTATTGACGTTATCGGTGGCTACCTAACTGAAGTTAACGTCACTAGTCCTACCGGCATTCGTGAGATTGACCGCTTAGATGGTACTCGCCTTGGTCATCAGGTTATTCAATGGATTGAACAAACACTAAAAATCAAAAAATAA
- a CDS encoding FtsQ-type POTRA domain-containing protein, with protein sequence MAGIISVSRTHLAQRRQKLRRQRQMRIIQAIWRTFAITGLAGGLFWMAVQPMWMLKAPKQIVMKSGNKLLSNQTTQSLLVLSYPQSLWRIEPSAIANSLKKQPTIAQAIVRRRLFPPGLIIEIQERVPVAVTQTRGTKKVTIGLLDATGAWMPLEKYTSLNPTRKLPNLRVIGSPNQYCLYWTQLHKAVSQSPVKVMEIDCQNPTNLILKTELGNVHLGVPGPQLSEQIKVLAQMRHLATKFNPGQIGYIDLKNPEFPLVQMNQKDQKLTPKIPKNI encoded by the coding sequence ATGGCTGGCATAATATCAGTTTCCCGCACGCATCTAGCCCAGCGTCGTCAGAAATTGCGTCGGCAGCGGCAGATGAGAATTATTCAAGCTATTTGGCGAACCTTTGCCATTACTGGTTTGGCGGGTGGATTGTTCTGGATGGCAGTCCAACCGATGTGGATGCTAAAAGCTCCCAAACAAATAGTGATGAAATCAGGCAATAAGTTGCTGTCGAATCAAACAACTCAGTCATTGTTGGTGTTGTCTTACCCTCAATCTTTGTGGCGGATTGAACCGTCAGCGATCGCTAACTCTTTGAAGAAACAACCAACTATTGCCCAAGCGATCGTCAGACGCCGCCTATTTCCTCCTGGATTAATCATTGAAATCCAAGAACGAGTACCTGTAGCGGTAACTCAAACACGTGGCACCAAAAAAGTAACAATCGGCTTACTAGATGCAACTGGGGCCTGGATGCCTTTAGAAAAATACACATCACTGAATCCCACTAGAAAATTACCCAATCTCAGAGTAATTGGTTCACCAAATCAATACTGCCTCTACTGGACTCAACTCCATAAAGCCGTGAGCCAAAGTCCCGTGAAAGTGATGGAAATTGATTGCCAAAATCCAACAAATTTAATTTTGAAAACAGAATTAGGAAATGTGCATCTTGGTGTTCCAGGACCCCAGTTATCTGAACAAATTAAGGTACTCGCCCAAATGCGTCATTTAGCAACAAAATTTAATCCTGGTCAAATAGGGTATATTGATCTGAAAAATCCCGAATTTCCATTAGTACAGATGAACCAAAAAGACCAAAAATTAACTCCCAAAATACCTAAAAACATTTAG
- a CDS encoding 2OG-Fe(II) oxygenase: MQLASQPFESKDVKVQLLLTGGYQYTVYLKSDAPLLHSLLTTVVARAYKQESELQNLFQIPINEGRSVLCFPAEHLIGVVTEPPIFVQQSEKIQLQNDYILDSDYIQIDNFFKPEEHKHLLQYVLEKESDFLPSNTSTRDINYRQSMVIYSFPEFSELILKRIQAMIPDIISKLNLPSFSVSQIESQLTAHNDGNYYKLHNDNGSPDTATRELTYVYYFYQEPKSFSGGELLIYDSKIENNIYVNAETFKTVEPRNNSIVFFLSRYMHEVLPVNCPSQAFGDSRFTINGWVRR; this comes from the coding sequence ATGCAATTAGCTTCACAGCCATTTGAGTCGAAAGATGTCAAAGTACAGCTTCTTTTAACTGGAGGATATCAATATACTGTTTATTTAAAATCGGATGCACCTTTACTGCATAGCCTTTTAACAACAGTTGTGGCTCGTGCTTACAAACAAGAATCTGAGTTACAGAATTTATTCCAAATTCCCATCAATGAAGGTCGCTCAGTTTTGTGTTTTCCTGCCGAACATCTTATAGGCGTGGTTACAGAACCCCCAATCTTTGTACAGCAATCAGAGAAAATACAATTGCAAAATGATTATATTCTGGATTCTGATTATATACAAATAGATAATTTTTTTAAACCAGAAGAGCACAAGCACTTACTCCAATATGTCCTGGAGAAAGAGTCGGACTTCTTGCCAAGCAATACTTCTACAAGGGATATTAATTATCGCCAATCAATGGTTATCTACTCATTTCCTGAATTTTCTGAACTGATTTTAAAGAGAATTCAAGCAATGATTCCTGATATCATCAGCAAATTAAACTTACCATCATTTTCAGTATCACAGATTGAAAGCCAACTAACTGCACATAATGATGGTAACTATTACAAACTTCATAATGACAATGGCAGTCCAGATACTGCTACTAGAGAATTAACATACGTTTATTATTTTTATCAAGAACCAAAATCATTTTCTGGTGGTGAGTTGTTGATATACGACAGCAAAATTGAAAATAACATATATGTCAATGCTGAGACATTCAAAACAGTCGAACCTCGCAACAACAGCATTGTATTTTTCCTTAGCCGTTATATGCACGAAGTACTGCCTGTGAATTGTCCCTCTCAAGCTTTTGGAGATAGTCGATTTACTATCAATGGCTGGGTGCGTCGATAA
- the hflX gene encoding GTPase HflX, which translates to METIFGNLQGLKSSQLKQLQRLYHQRIPGDRITTPEFSQRLAAISTEVNQPVCAYINRRGQVIRVGVGTPRQTQIPPMELPRYGAERLSGIRCIATHLKPEPPNEAALTAMALQRLDALVVLNITGTGFTRRGGGATGYVKEAYLAHLTPQESRTLIPSPAAVKVEESQFGFAHSKQIQSPSWNISPPLSLDDLADQDLVDLVENLEAEFQREFIAQEVDADHDRVLIVGLMTSEMTPLQFQDTLLELARLVDTAGGDVLQTIQQKRSRVHPQTVVGEGKVQEIALTAQTLGVNLVVFDRDLSPSQVRNLEMQIGIRVVDRTEVILDIFAQRAQSRAGKLQVELAQLEYMQPRLAGRGRTMSRLGGGIGTRGPGETKLETERRAIGQRISRLQKEVTQLQAHRSRLRQRRQHREVPSVALVGYTNAGKSTLLNALTNAEVYTADQLFATLDPTTRRLVIPYGETNEHQEILITDTVGFIHELPASLMDAFRATLEEVTEADALLHLVDLSHPAWLRHIRSVREILAQMPITPGPALVIFNKIDQANSETLALAREEFPLAVFISASQRLGLETLRQRLAKLIEYAVDSQ; encoded by the coding sequence ATAGAAACTATTTTTGGAAATCTCCAAGGTCTGAAGTCCAGCCAGCTGAAGCAACTACAGCGGCTGTATCACCAGCGCATACCAGGCGATCGCATCACCACGCCTGAGTTTTCCCAGCGTTTGGCAGCAATTAGCACAGAAGTCAATCAGCCTGTGTGCGCCTACATCAACCGTCGCGGACAAGTGATTCGCGTCGGGGTAGGCACACCGCGCCAAACGCAAATACCACCGATGGAATTGCCCCGTTACGGTGCAGAACGACTCAGTGGTATTCGTTGTATTGCCACACATCTCAAGCCAGAACCGCCCAATGAAGCGGCACTCACGGCAATGGCACTGCAACGCCTAGATGCCCTAGTTGTCCTAAATATTACCGGAACGGGATTTACACGGCGGGGAGGCGGTGCAACTGGGTATGTGAAAGAGGCTTATCTAGCTCATCTGACACCCCAAGAGTCTCGCACCCTGATTCCTAGTCCTGCTGCTGTCAAAGTAGAGGAAAGCCAATTCGGCTTCGCTCACTCTAAACAAATCCAATCCCCAAGTTGGAATATATCGCCACCTCTGAGCTTGGATGATCTGGCAGACCAGGATTTAGTAGACTTGGTAGAAAATCTGGAAGCAGAATTCCAGCGGGAATTTATCGCCCAGGAAGTAGATGCTGACCACGATCGCGTGCTGATTGTGGGGCTGATGACCAGTGAGATGACTCCCCTACAATTCCAAGATACCCTATTAGAATTGGCACGGTTAGTTGACACTGCTGGGGGAGATGTATTACAGACAATACAACAAAAGCGATCGCGTGTTCATCCCCAGACCGTAGTTGGCGAAGGTAAGGTGCAAGAAATTGCCCTAACTGCCCAAACACTAGGAGTCAACCTTGTTGTCTTCGACCGCGACCTCTCACCCTCTCAAGTCCGCAACTTAGAAATGCAAATTGGTATCCGGGTGGTTGACCGCACCGAAGTAATTTTAGATATCTTTGCCCAACGCGCTCAATCTCGTGCTGGTAAATTGCAAGTAGAACTAGCACAGTTAGAATACATGCAACCGCGACTGGCTGGTAGAGGTCGCACCATGTCCCGATTGGGTGGTGGTATTGGGACTCGTGGCCCTGGTGAAACTAAACTGGAAACTGAACGCCGTGCCATTGGGCAACGAATTTCTCGACTACAAAAAGAAGTAACTCAGTTGCAAGCCCATCGTTCGCGGTTACGGCAGCGACGGCAGCATCGGGAAGTTCCTTCAGTGGCTTTGGTTGGATATACCAACGCTGGCAAGTCCACTTTGCTGAATGCTCTTACTAATGCAGAAGTTTATACAGCCGACCAGTTATTTGCCACTCTCGATCCTACCACCCGCCGCCTGGTAATTCCTTATGGCGAAACCAATGAACATCAGGAAATTCTGATTACAGATACAGTAGGGTTTATACACGAACTGCCTGCATCGTTAATGGATGCCTTCCGCGCCACCCTGGAGGAAGTCACAGAAGCCGATGCCCTACTACATTTGGTAGATTTGTCTCACCCAGCTTGGTTGCGTCATATTCGCTCAGTCAGAGAAATTTTGGCACAAATGCCAATAACTCCTGGCCCGGCGCTAGTGATTTTTAACAAGATCGATCAAGCCAATAGTGAGACACTAGCCCTAGCTAGAGAAGAATTTCCCCTCGCGGTATTTATTTCTGCGAGTCAGCGCTTGGGATTGGAAACCCTACGTCAGCGCCTTGCCAAGCTGATTGAATACGCTGTTGATTCTCAGTAA
- a CDS encoding P-loop NTPase fold protein, with product MKTTLNLSRFYKACNPSYTLNISNVLDRQYYIDFADVRGCKIVEELQRTIVRISPDEPTCQLFTGHIGCGKSTELQRLKTELELAGFHVVYFESSQDLDMADIDISDILLSVARQVSASLESISIKLKPGYFTNLFKEVGDFLQSPIELSGQAELSLGIAKITAKTKDSTQMRNQLRQYLEPRTNSILQAINEEILEKAVEQLKLRGQKGLVVIVDNLDRVDMRPLASGRSQPEYLFIDRGEQLRRLKCHLVYTIPLTLIFSNEYETLKNRLGGGIAPKVLPMVLVRQRDGSDYEPGMSLVRQLVLARAFPEVPLNSRLLLITELFDHSQTLDRLCRVSGGHIRNLLGLLYSCLQRQDPPFSRDCLEAVIKDYRDDLLLAIDESQWELLFEVVQQQRVKGESDYQSLLRSMYLFEYRDPVGRWFGISPALAETEKVLAWQQNK from the coding sequence ATGAAAACGACATTAAATTTGTCACGTTTTTATAAAGCATGTAACCCTAGCTACACGCTAAATATAAGTAACGTACTAGATCGGCAGTATTACATAGATTTTGCTGATGTACGTGGTTGCAAGATTGTCGAAGAATTGCAACGGACTATCGTTCGGATTTCTCCTGATGAGCCAACCTGTCAGTTATTTACGGGTCATATTGGCTGCGGTAAGTCAACGGAATTGCAGCGCCTCAAGACAGAATTAGAATTGGCGGGATTTCATGTGGTTTATTTTGAGTCCAGCCAAGACTTAGACATGGCGGATATTGATATTAGCGATATTTTGCTGAGTGTAGCCCGTCAAGTCAGTGCCAGTTTAGAAAGTATTAGCATCAAACTCAAACCTGGTTACTTTACTAATTTGTTTAAAGAAGTAGGCGATTTTTTGCAAAGCCCCATAGAGCTTTCTGGACAAGCAGAGTTGTCCTTGGGTATTGCCAAAATTACCGCCAAAACCAAAGATAGCACCCAGATGCGGAATCAACTAAGACAATATCTGGAACCACGTACCAATAGTATTTTGCAAGCGATTAACGAAGAGATTTTAGAAAAGGCTGTTGAACAGCTAAAGCTAAGGGGTCAAAAAGGACTGGTAGTGATTGTAGATAATTTGGATCGAGTGGATATGCGTCCCTTAGCATCCGGGCGATCGCAACCAGAATATCTCTTCATTGACCGAGGCGAACAGTTACGCCGACTTAAATGCCACCTAGTTTACACAATTCCCCTAACATTAATTTTCTCCAATGAATATGAGACACTGAAAAATCGTCTGGGGGGAGGGATTGCACCAAAAGTACTGCCGATGGTATTAGTGCGGCAAAGAGATGGCAGTGACTACGAACCAGGAATGTCACTAGTACGCCAGTTAGTTCTAGCTAGGGCTTTTCCAGAAGTTCCTTTGAATAGCAGACTTTTATTAATTACAGAATTATTCGATCACTCCCAAACCTTGGATCGTCTATGTCGCGTTAGTGGTGGTCACATTCGTAACTTATTAGGCTTACTTTATAGCTGCCTGCAACGACAAGATCCGCCTTTTTCTAGGGACTGCTTAGAAGCCGTGATTAAGGACTACCGTGACGATCTGCTATTAGCTATTGATGAATCCCAATGGGAATTATTGTTTGAAGTAGTACAGCAGCAGAGAGTTAAAGGTGAGTCTGACTATCAGAGCTTACTAAGAAGCATGTATCTGTTTGAATATCGCGATCCTGTGGGGCGCTGGTTTGGCATCAGTCCAGCCCTGGCAGAAACAGAAAAAGTTTTGGCTTGGCAACAAAACAAGTAA
- the grxC gene encoding glutaredoxin 3 has protein sequence MAAKVEIYTWRTCPFCIRAKSLLKNKGVEFIEYSIDGDEAARNKMAQRANGRRSLPQIFINDHHVGGCDDIHALDSQGKLDELLTSSNSV, from the coding sequence ATGGCTGCAAAAGTAGAAATTTACACCTGGAGGACTTGCCCGTTTTGTATCCGTGCCAAAAGTTTGCTGAAAAACAAGGGTGTTGAATTTATCGAATACAGTATTGATGGAGATGAAGCAGCCAGAAATAAAATGGCTCAAAGGGCAAATGGACGGCGCTCTTTACCGCAAATTTTCATCAATGACCATCATGTAGGTGGTTGTGATGATATCCACGCTTTAGACAGTCAAGGCAAGCTGGATGAGTTACTAACTTCTAGCAATAGCGTATAG
- a CDS encoding PEP-CTERM sorting domain-containing protein (PEP-CTERM proteins occur, often in large numbers, in the proteomes of bacteria that also encode an exosortase, a predicted intramembrane cysteine proteinase. The presence of a PEP-CTERM domain at a protein's C-terminus predicts cleavage within the sorting domain, followed by covalent anchoring to some some component of the (usually Gram-negative) cell surface. Many PEP-CTERM proteins exhibit an unusual sequence composition that includes large numbers of potential glycosylation sites. Expression of one such protein has been shown restore the ability of a bacterium to form floc, a type of biofilm.): protein MKPATTPAPAPAPVPAPAPAPVPAPAPAPVPAPAPAPAPVPAPAPAPVPAPAPAPAPAPAPVPAPAPAPAPSIPPYYQPPAPQPKKVPEPSTTAALGLLGLGVFGLQKKNKKNLS, encoded by the coding sequence ATAAAACCTGCCACAACACCAGCGCCAGCACCTGCGCCTGTACCTGCGCCTGCGCCTGCACCTGTACCTGCGCCTGCACCTGCGCCAGTACCTGCACCTGCGCCTGCGCCTGCACCTGTACCTGCGCCTGCACCTGCGCCAGTACCTGCACCTGCGCCTGCACCTGCACCTGCACCTGCACCAGTACCCGCACCTGCGCCCGCACCTGCACCCTCAATACCGCCTTACTATCAACCCCCTGCACCTCAACCGAAAAAAGTACCTGAACCTAGTACAACCGCAGCATTAGGATTATTAGGCTTGGGTGTTTTCGGACTCCAGAAGAAAAACAAAAAAAATCTTTCCTAA